A part of Streptomyces sp. NBC_01497 genomic DNA contains:
- a CDS encoding HAD family hydrolase, which translates to MRTEAIEIDGVVDALVELSKHVRMAIVTTAKRADFDIIHEQRQIRQFMDFVIVREDYERAKPHPEPYLAGLKRFGATGEETLVVEDSARGLTSAVAAGIDCAVVHNDFTKANDFSQASYRINSLSELKDILLEAG; encoded by the coding sequence CTGCGGACCGAGGCCATCGAGATCGATGGCGTCGTCGATGCTCTCGTCGAGCTGTCGAAGCACGTCCGCATGGCCATCGTGACGACGGCGAAACGGGCCGACTTCGACATCATTCATGAACAGCGCCAGATCAGGCAGTTCATGGATTTCGTCATTGTCCGCGAGGACTACGAACGCGCCAAGCCGCACCCGGAACCATACCTGGCCGGGCTGAAACGCTTCGGCGCCACCGGGGAAGAGACCCTGGTCGTGGAGGATTCGGCAAGAGGACTGACCTCGGCCGTGGCGGCCGGTATCGACTGCGCTGTCGTCCATAACGATTTCACGAAAGCAAACGACTTTTCCCAGGCGAGCTATCGAATCAACAGCCTGAGCGAACTGAAGGACATTCTGCTCGAAGCAGGCTGA
- a CDS encoding amidase: protein MADELIYTDANRLAELIRTGKVSSVEVVQAHLDRIEAVNPRLNAIVTLADGALEAAKAADDKLAAGAEVGPLHGVPITVKDSFDTAGVLTQRGSPIFAGRIPDADATAVARIKRAGAILIAKTNLPEFSYWIETDNLLTGRTNNPWDLNRSPGGSSGGESAAIAAGMSPLGLASDLSISVRGPAADTGVVSFKPTHGRIPMTGIWPREPRRNWHVGPMARSVRDIALAYTLLAGPDGADGFSTAPPEFDTGLGTAPNRALRVGWLVDSGLGPTDPEVAATVQAAAEALQTAGAQVDAVGIPAFERDNPLELWTKLSTMEVKPAFHQVTAGHEDQMFRYSKFLAGLPDTSMEDFILAEQAVERLRDGTAEHFHQYDILLLPVTTTPAHKHQLGDFTVDGRTMGPFHVSSTTVPFNLTGHPALSMRFGTSSDGMPIAVQLAANLHAESTILHTAALLETLSPVRDQHPAL, encoded by the coding sequence ATGGCTGACGAACTCATTTACACTGACGCGAACAGACTCGCGGAGCTGATTCGTACCGGGAAGGTTTCCTCCGTCGAGGTGGTGCAGGCACACCTCGACCGCATCGAGGCCGTCAATCCGCGGCTCAATGCGATCGTCACTCTCGCAGACGGTGCGCTGGAGGCCGCGAAGGCGGCGGACGACAAGCTCGCCGCGGGCGCGGAGGTGGGGCCGCTGCACGGCGTGCCCATCACGGTCAAGGACTCGTTCGACACCGCCGGGGTGCTCACCCAGCGCGGTTCGCCGATCTTCGCAGGCCGTATCCCGGACGCGGATGCCACGGCCGTGGCGCGCATCAAGCGGGCCGGCGCGATCCTCATCGCGAAGACCAACCTCCCGGAGTTCTCGTACTGGATCGAGACCGACAACCTCCTGACGGGCCGGACGAACAACCCCTGGGACCTCAACCGCTCGCCCGGCGGTTCGAGCGGCGGGGAGTCAGCGGCGATCGCGGCCGGGATGTCTCCGCTCGGCCTCGCGAGCGACCTGTCCATCTCGGTGCGCGGGCCGGCCGCCGACACCGGTGTCGTGTCCTTCAAGCCGACACACGGCCGCATCCCGATGACCGGGATCTGGCCGCGGGAGCCGCGCCGTAACTGGCACGTCGGACCCATGGCCCGCAGCGTCCGCGACATCGCACTCGCATACACACTCCTGGCCGGCCCCGACGGCGCCGACGGCTTCTCCACCGCGCCGCCCGAGTTCGACACCGGCCTGGGCACCGCACCGAACCGGGCCTTGCGCGTGGGCTGGCTGGTCGACTCCGGACTCGGTCCCACCGACCCGGAGGTCGCAGCAACCGTCCAGGCAGCCGCCGAAGCCCTGCAGACAGCGGGGGCCCAGGTCGACGCCGTAGGCATTCCGGCCTTCGAGCGGGACAACCCCCTCGAACTCTGGACCAAGCTGAGCACCATGGAGGTGAAGCCGGCCTTCCATCAGGTCACCGCCGGTCACGAGGACCAGATGTTCAGGTACTCCAAGTTCCTCGCCGGCCTGCCCGACACGTCGATGGAGGACTTCATCCTGGCCGAGCAGGCCGTCGAACGGCTCCGGGACGGCACGGCGGAGCACTTCCACCAGTACGACATCCTGCTCCTCCCGGTGACCACGACCCCGGCCCACAAGCACCAGCTCGGAGACTTCACCGTGGACGGCCGGACGATGGGCCCCTTCCACGTGAGCTCGACGACCGTCCCCTTCAACCTGACGGGACATCCAGCCCTGTCGATGCGGTTCGGCACGAGCAGCGACGGCATGCCGATCGCTGTCCAGCTGGCAGCCAACCTGCACGCGGAGTCGACGATCCTCCACACCGCCGCACTGCTGGAAACACTCAGCCCCGTGCGCGACCAGCACCCCGCCCTCTGA
- a CDS encoding SDR family oxidoreductase, whose amino-acid sequence MTSVLITGASRGIGRAIATELAARGHRVVATARRPEDLDDLPVDRRLRLDVTDQQSIDEALRDAGEIDVLVSNAGTTIRASLESVPLSEVEALFQLNTFGPLRVAQGVLPAMRERGAGRLIFVSSIQGRLVVPIIGPYAASKWAMEAFAETLAVEAGHFGIKVTILQPSTVSSGGAEKAKSYFTDNDPYTPLFQQFAPLRGTSIFEPVTPEDVATALADTLEQPDPPLRLPVGEPARTALAARKAAPEDAPFVPFPLDW is encoded by the coding sequence ATGACCTCCGTACTCATCACCGGCGCGTCCCGGGGCATCGGGCGGGCCATCGCCACCGAACTCGCGGCCCGCGGCCACCGGGTCGTCGCCACCGCCCGCCGACCCGAAGACCTCGACGACCTCCCCGTCGACCGGCGTCTTCGCCTCGACGTCACCGATCAGCAGAGCATCGACGAGGCCCTGCGCGACGCCGGTGAGATCGACGTGCTCGTCAGCAACGCCGGCACGACGATCCGCGCCTCCCTGGAGAGCGTGCCCCTGTCCGAAGTCGAGGCCCTCTTCCAGCTCAACACCTTCGGCCCCCTGCGTGTCGCCCAGGGCGTCCTGCCCGCCATGCGCGAACGAGGCGCGGGACGACTCATCTTCGTCTCCAGCATCCAGGGCCGACTCGTCGTGCCGATCATCGGCCCCTACGCCGCCAGCAAGTGGGCCATGGAGGCGTTCGCCGAGACCCTCGCCGTCGAAGCGGGCCACTTCGGCATCAAGGTAACCATCCTCCAGCCGAGCACCGTCTCCTCCGGCGGAGCCGAAAAAGCCAAGTCCTACTTCACGGACAACGACCCCTACACCCCCCTGTTCCAGCAATTCGCCCCACTGCGCGGCACCTCCATCTTCGAACCCGTCACCCCCGAAGACGTGGCCACCGCACTCGCCGACACACTCGAACAACCCGATCCCCCGCTGCGCCTCCCGGTGGGCGAGCCCGCCAGGACCGCCCTGGCGGCCCGCAAGGCCGCACCGGAAGACGCTCCCTTCGTACCGTTCCCACTCGACTGGTAA
- a CDS encoding DUF2283 domain-containing protein yields the protein MPDVKVTYDKTANAAYIYFTDPQVSVRSAHTCPCDPIDVDGMINLDFDKQGRLIGIEVLAATSKLPEYVLQAAERRDPQGS from the coding sequence GTGCCTGACGTCAAAGTCACCTACGACAAGACCGCGAACGCGGCCTACATATACTTCACCGACCCGCAGGTCAGCGTGAGATCAGCACATACCTGTCCCTGCGATCCGATCGATGTCGACGGCATGATCAACCTCGACTTCGACAAGCAGGGCCGTCTCATCGGCATCGAGGTCCTGGCCGCCACGTCGAAACTCCCCGAGTACGTGCTCCAAGCCGCCGAGCGGCGGGATCCCCAAGGAAGTTGA
- a CDS encoding Imm7 family immunity protein, producing MYEFHGWFGIAESAEESDAGSRDEGIAELRAKISEIDWSTGEAALNVHNGEYFVLVNGLVNRRRDEAEDVDGLLRHIATRFPGSWGLLYERSPDMEVAPGQGAFRVKVMARGEIHIRLDPFLSPVRPVIED from the coding sequence ATGTATGAGTTTCATGGCTGGTTCGGGATCGCCGAATCGGCCGAGGAGTCGGATGCAGGGAGTCGCGACGAGGGAATCGCCGAATTACGGGCGAAAATCTCTGAGATCGACTGGTCGACCGGCGAGGCTGCATTGAACGTGCACAACGGCGAGTACTTCGTTCTGGTCAACGGCCTCGTGAACAGGCGCAGGGACGAGGCCGAGGACGTGGACGGTCTTCTGCGTCACATCGCCACCCGTTTCCCGGGCTCCTGGGGTCTGCTCTACGAGCGCTCTCCGGACATGGAGGTCGCGCCGGGCCAGGGCGCTTTTCGCGTCAAGGTCATGGCGAGAGGAGAGATTCATATCCGCCTGGACCCCTTCCTCTCGCCTGTCCGTCCCGTCATCGAGGACTGA
- a CDS encoding restriction endonuclease fold toxin: MNKPDPAADELSERLGGESGGKFENGPEGREFDAIGDQYVGSRNPRNAGRKSPSQPGERNIRICDTIGRTPYSPFGGEPGLDVIARLEECGRRFGIDRVIDKTPLG, translated from the coding sequence GTGAACAAACCAGATCCCGCTGCCGACGAACTGTCTGAACGCCTGGGCGGCGAGTCCGGTGGCAAGTTCGAAAATGGCCCCGAGGGACGCGAGTTCGACGCCATCGGCGACCAGTACGTCGGCAGTCGAAATCCGCGGAATGCAGGGAGGAAGAGTCCTTCGCAACCAGGCGAAAGAAATATTCGAATATGCGATACAATTGGACGCACGCCATATTCCCCTTTCGGCGGCGAGCCGGGCCTTGATGTCATCGCGAGGCTTGAGGAATGCGGTCGACGCTTCGGCATCGACCGTGTGATCGATAAAACTCCACTAGGATAA
- a CDS encoding DUF6879 family protein codes for MVDHKSTGPSSRRADHLRLHEEDFWTVDSRVVALLHFNRDDEIRRTRRNGR; via the coding sequence TTGGTTGATCACAAGTCAACGGGTCCGAGTAGCAGGCGGGCGGACCATCTCCGGCTCCACGAGGAGGACTTCTGGACCGTCGACTCGCGGGTCGTGGCACTGCTTCACTTCAACCGGGACGACGAGATCAGGCGGACGCGGAGGAACGGACGCTGA
- a CDS encoding GH92 family glycosyl hydrolase, with translation MTQDVPPGGARLTRKGFLRGLAVTGAGMALAQSPLLSGVAGAVAGTAKSAGGKGAPGDLAGHVNPFVGTAIQKDSPLAFGSQQAGNTQPGAVAPFGMVTWGPDTVANQPGGYSWADPSIRGFSLTHISGGGCDSLGDFPFMPFPGEVTSSPATTPERYASAFSHQAESASPGYYGVRLDNGTKAEFTATQRTGTGRFSYPGGTTASLLVDVSGSAAGASAAEVQVGRDTLSGWAESGMFCGADDLYRVYFWAEFDQPFKTSGTWSGDTVRPGGTKAACAAQNDGTDDKSGNSCLASPASAAGTGAAGCGAYVTFDGPAVEVRVGISFTSLAGARANLRAENHGSFEAQRARVRAEWNERLGAIRVEGGEPADLATFYTALYHCFLHPNVFSDASGEYSGFDGKTHRARSGHAQYANFSGWDVYRSQIQLLAMLAPRETSDMMQSMVNGYAQSGQLPKWSLANGEAYIMVGDPAAPILADAYAFGARDFDVRAAVDALVAQATKANGIRPGIEDFQRLGYLPADRTYEQYHYGAVSTSLEYNTADFAVAELARQTGDKRTAAAFDKRAQYWRKLFNPRTGYIQARNTDGSWAADFDPASPTNFVEGNATQYTWMVPFDVRGLFDALGGDEAVRARLDTFFTQLNAGMDKPYAWMGNEPNIPVPYLYAYAGAPYRTQEVVRRAMTELYTPEPGGLPGNDDLGTMSAWYVWSALGMFPQVPGRAELVLASPLFRAATVRLGSGRTIEVHAPHAARDVPYVQGLLVNGRRSTKPWLPAEFVHTGGKLDFSLASTPDRSWGSEPADAPPSFGVGGHGA, from the coding sequence ATGACACAGGACGTACCTCCGGGCGGTGCCCGCCTGACGCGCAAGGGCTTCCTGCGAGGCCTCGCAGTGACGGGCGCGGGCATGGCGCTCGCGCAGTCCCCGCTCCTGTCCGGCGTGGCCGGCGCGGTGGCGGGCACGGCGAAGAGCGCGGGCGGCAAGGGCGCCCCGGGGGACCTGGCCGGGCACGTGAACCCCTTCGTGGGTACCGCGATCCAGAAGGACAGCCCCCTTGCCTTCGGCAGCCAGCAGGCAGGGAACACCCAGCCCGGGGCGGTCGCGCCCTTCGGGATGGTCACGTGGGGCCCGGACACGGTCGCGAACCAGCCAGGTGGCTACTCCTGGGCCGATCCGAGCATCCGCGGCTTCAGCCTGACGCACATCTCGGGCGGTGGCTGCGACTCGCTCGGCGACTTCCCGTTCATGCCGTTCCCCGGCGAGGTGACGTCCTCGCCCGCGACGACGCCCGAGCGATATGCCTCGGCCTTCTCGCACCAGGCGGAGTCCGCCTCCCCGGGCTACTACGGGGTACGCCTGGACAACGGCACGAAGGCGGAGTTCACCGCGACGCAGCGAACGGGTACCGGGCGTTTCAGCTACCCCGGCGGCACGACGGCGAGCCTCCTCGTGGACGTCTCGGGCTCGGCGGCCGGCGCGAGCGCCGCCGAGGTGCAGGTCGGTCGGGACACGCTCAGCGGCTGGGCCGAGAGCGGCATGTTCTGCGGGGCTGACGACCTCTACCGGGTCTACTTCTGGGCCGAGTTCGACCAGCCGTTCAAGACCTCGGGGACCTGGAGCGGCGACACCGTGCGCCCCGGCGGCACGAAGGCCGCGTGCGCGGCACAGAACGACGGCACTGACGACAAGAGCGGGAACTCGTGCCTGGCATCCCCCGCGAGCGCCGCGGGCACCGGCGCGGCCGGCTGCGGCGCGTACGTCACCTTCGACGGGCCGGCGGTCGAGGTCCGGGTGGGTATCTCCTTCACCAGCCTGGCCGGTGCGCGCGCCAACCTGCGCGCGGAGAACCACGGGAGCTTCGAGGCGCAGCGCGCGCGGGTCCGCGCCGAGTGGAACGAGCGGCTCGGCGCGATCCGCGTCGAGGGCGGTGAGCCGGCGGACCTGGCGACCTTCTACACGGCGCTCTACCACTGCTTCCTGCACCCGAACGTCTTCTCCGACGCGAGCGGTGAGTACAGCGGCTTCGACGGGAAGACGCACCGCGCGCGCAGCGGGCACGCGCAGTACGCCAACTTCTCGGGCTGGGACGTCTACCGCTCCCAGATCCAGTTGCTCGCCATGCTCGCGCCGCGCGAGACGAGCGACATGATGCAGTCGATGGTGAACGGCTACGCGCAGAGCGGTCAGTTGCCCAAGTGGTCGCTCGCCAACGGCGAGGCCTACATCATGGTCGGCGACCCGGCGGCACCCATCCTCGCCGACGCCTACGCCTTCGGGGCCCGGGACTTCGACGTGCGGGCCGCGGTGGACGCACTCGTCGCGCAGGCGACGAAGGCGAACGGCATCCGCCCGGGGATCGAGGACTTCCAGCGGCTCGGTTACCTCCCGGCCGATCGGACCTACGAGCAGTACCACTACGGTGCGGTCTCGACCTCGCTGGAGTACAACACCGCCGACTTCGCCGTGGCCGAACTGGCCCGGCAGACCGGGGACAAGCGGACCGCGGCGGCGTTCGACAAGCGCGCCCAGTACTGGCGGAAGCTCTTCAACCCGCGGACGGGCTACATCCAGGCGCGCAACACGGACGGCTCCTGGGCCGCGGACTTCGACCCCGCGAGTCCCACGAACTTCGTGGAGGGCAACGCCACCCAGTACACCTGGATGGTGCCGTTCGACGTGCGGGGCCTCTTCGACGCGCTCGGCGGCGACGAAGCCGTCCGCGCGCGTCTCGACACCTTCTTCACCCAGCTGAACGCGGGGATGGACAAGCCGTACGCCTGGATGGGCAACGAACCGAACATCCCTGTCCCCTACCTGTACGCGTACGCGGGGGCGCCGTACCGCACGCAGGAGGTGGTGCGCCGGGCGATGACGGAGCTGTATACGCCGGAGCCGGGTGGGCTGCCGGGCAACGATGACCTCGGCACGATGAGCGCCTGGTACGTGTGGTCGGCGCTCGGCATGTTCCCGCAGGTGCCGGGGCGGGCCGAACTGGTCCTCGCCAGTCCGCTGTTCCGTGCGGCCACAGTGCGGCTCGGCTCGGGCCGCACGATCGAGGTGCACGCGCCGCATGCCGCCCGGGACGTGCCGTACGTGCAGGGACTGCTCGTCAACGGCCGCCGCTCCACGAAGCCGTGGCTGCCGGCCGAGTTCGTTCACACCGGTGGCAAGCTGGACTTCTCGCTCGCGTCGACGCCGGACCGGAGCTGGGGCAGCGAGCCCGCCGACGCGCCGCCCTCCTTCGGGGTAGGCGGCCACGGGGCCTGA
- a CDS encoding maleylpyruvate isomerase family mycothiol-dependent enzyme translates to MTQTPAFEDLLDLVQDRSAALHSSVAGSPDLDVRVPSCPDWSLRDLVEHLIEVHRFWAAAVVAGPSEKPPTVKPADDMLSADLLARSAAATEELIAALRAAGPAVGCWTWWGNSDVPSTSGAVARHQVQEAAVHAFDAQLATGTPQPVPAVVALDGIAEFVGVSHGTAGPWPHEAARIGLHAAEGESWLVDLTASGSHLIDGQHETAADLHGSASNLLLALHGRLPLDSLRSEGDRATLENVLSWPDLS, encoded by the coding sequence ATGACCCAGACACCTGCCTTCGAAGACCTCCTGGACCTGGTCCAGGACCGCTCCGCCGCGCTGCACAGCAGCGTCGCGGGCTCCCCCGATCTGGATGTCCGCGTCCCCAGCTGCCCCGACTGGTCACTCCGCGACCTCGTCGAGCACCTTATTGAAGTGCACCGGTTCTGGGCGGCGGCAGTCGTGGCCGGTCCCAGCGAGAAGCCCCCGACCGTGAAACCGGCCGATGACATGCTGTCAGCCGACCTACTGGCTCGTTCGGCCGCAGCCACCGAGGAGCTGATCGCCGCCCTGCGAGCCGCTGGTCCCGCGGTGGGTTGCTGGACCTGGTGGGGCAACTCCGACGTGCCGTCGACGAGCGGTGCCGTGGCGCGCCATCAGGTCCAGGAGGCCGCTGTTCACGCCTTCGACGCCCAGCTTGCCACCGGGACTCCCCAGCCGGTCCCGGCGGTTGTCGCACTCGACGGCATCGCCGAGTTCGTCGGCGTCAGCCACGGCACCGCCGGCCCCTGGCCGCACGAGGCGGCCCGGATCGGCCTGCACGCCGCCGAGGGCGAGTCGTGGCTGGTCGACCTGACGGCTTCGGGCTCACACCTCATCGACGGCCAACACGAGACGGCCGCCGATCTGCACGGATCGGCCAGCAACCTGTTGCTCGCCCTGCACGGCCGCCTCCCCCTCGACAGCCTGCGAAGCGAGGGTGACCGCGCCACCCTGGAGAACGTCCTGAGCTGGCCCGACTTGAGCTGA
- a CDS encoding VOC family protein, with the protein MSAIKKFQVTFDCAEPERLARFWCEVLGYEIPPPPEGSATWDDFNRTLPPEERDSWFACSDPSGEGPRLYFQRIPEGKVVKNRVHLDVRVGTGLVGDERLAALEAECARLVALGATHVQTLYADEENESCIPMLDIEGNEFCVD; encoded by the coding sequence ATGTCAGCGATCAAGAAGTTCCAAGTCACCTTTGACTGCGCGGAACCTGAGCGCCTTGCTCGTTTCTGGTGTGAGGTGCTGGGTTACGAGATACCGCCTCCACCGGAGGGGTCCGCCACCTGGGACGATTTCAACCGTACATTGCCTCCTGAGGAGCGGGACTCGTGGTTCGCCTGCAGTGATCCCTCAGGCGAGGGCCCGCGCCTGTACTTCCAGCGCATCCCAGAAGGCAAGGTCGTCAAGAATCGGGTGCATCTCGACGTCCGGGTCGGCACCGGACTCGTGGGGGACGAGCGCCTCGCCGCGCTCGAAGCCGAGTGCGCCCGCCTGGTCGCCCTCGGCGCCACCCACGTGCAAACGCTGTATGCCGATGAGGAAAACGAGTCGTGCATCCCCATGCTGGACATCGAGGGCAACGAATTCTGCGTCGACTGA
- a CDS encoding esterase-like activity of phytase family protein — translation MKLSLIPRASVAALALVAAMAPAVAAQASGTPARPGPAVSSAAVNVRLLGEKIVPRGLTFQDTTVGGLSGIDRDPCTGQYVVISDDRSNLQPARFYTAKIRVDGAGVHSVDFTGTHPFLQPDGSVYPPASAGDGKVVDPEEVRVDPLSCRYWWAQEGDRPTSPGQPLIQPSIQFAGRSGAYHGQLPLPPNYVYTTGDRGLRRNKAVEAITFGDKNRVLTSAVEGPLLQDGPEPTVEHGALVRVTRQNRKGDVLGQFAYPLERIFAESDPSSPWPADTGVPSILAFPGDPGRYLVLERTWVAGSGYKIRVYDATTRGATEVRGVDSLAGRKIVPMRKKLVADFDKLGLSTVDNTEGMTWGPTLPNGEHTLVLVSDDNFADDGVTQVVALGIRTS, via the coding sequence ATGAAACTCTCCTTGATCCCCCGGGCGTCCGTCGCGGCCCTGGCACTGGTGGCGGCGATGGCCCCCGCGGTGGCGGCCCAGGCGAGCGGTACCCCCGCCCGGCCCGGCCCCGCCGTGTCGTCCGCGGCCGTGAACGTCCGGCTGCTGGGCGAGAAGATCGTCCCGCGCGGCCTCACCTTCCAGGACACCACGGTCGGCGGGCTGTCCGGCATCGACCGTGACCCGTGCACGGGCCAGTACGTGGTGATCAGCGACGACCGCTCGAACCTCCAGCCCGCGCGCTTCTACACGGCGAAGATCAGGGTGGACGGCGCCGGTGTGCACTCCGTCGACTTCACCGGCACCCACCCGTTCCTCCAGCCGGACGGGTCCGTCTATCCACCGGCAAGTGCCGGCGACGGCAAGGTCGTGGACCCGGAGGAGGTGCGGGTGGACCCGCTCAGCTGCCGGTACTGGTGGGCGCAGGAGGGCGACCGGCCGACGTCGCCCGGCCAGCCGCTGATTCAGCCGTCGATCCAGTTCGCCGGCCGCTCCGGTGCGTACCACGGCCAGCTGCCACTGCCGCCCAACTACGTCTACACCACGGGTGATCGGGGCCTCCGCCGGAACAAGGCGGTCGAGGCGATCACGTTCGGCGACAAGAACCGCGTGCTGACGAGCGCCGTCGAGGGCCCGCTGCTCCAGGACGGCCCGGAGCCCACAGTGGAACACGGTGCGCTGGTCCGCGTGACGCGGCAGAACCGGAAGGGAGACGTCCTGGGGCAGTTCGCCTACCCGCTGGAGAGGATCTTCGCCGAGTCCGACCCGTCGAGCCCGTGGCCCGCGGACACCGGCGTGCCGTCGATCCTCGCGTTCCCCGGGGACCCCGGCCGCTATCTCGTACTCGAACGTACATGGGTCGCGGGTTCGGGCTACAAGATCCGCGTCTACGACGCCACCACGCGCGGCGCGACCGAGGTGCGCGGCGTCGACTCCCTGGCCGGACGGAAGATCGTGCCGATGCGCAAGAAACTGGTCGCGGACTTCGACAAGTTGGGCCTCTCCACGGTCGACAACACCGAGGGCATGACCTGGGGCCCGACGCTGCCGAACGGCGAACACACCCTGGTCCTGGTCAGCGATGACAACTTCGCCGACGACGGGGTCACCCAGGTCGTCGCACTGGGCATCCGCACCTCCTGA